In one Paramormyrops kingsleyae isolate MSU_618 chromosome 18, PKINGS_0.4, whole genome shotgun sequence genomic region, the following are encoded:
- the LOC111833679 gene encoding dystrophin-related protein 2-like isoform X1 encodes MNLCWSEIKRKSHNIRTRLEALSDNSGKLQVSLQEVTDWLTLKDEELSQQLPIGGDVGAVQHQLEFHRAFVEDVNSRGPFIYSVLESAQSFLTQHPFPEEEALVDGKDTSPRRRIQDVSRSVWKQASVAGDLWEKLTARCMDRHRHLEQTLQLLAEVQGAVGELGTALEQAEGVRDAWGPVGDLFIDTLQDHIDATKLFKEELTQVKEGMDHVNNLTHQLAISNVHLSVENAHSLEFLNSRWKLLQCSIEERLKQLHDAHREFGPGSQHFLSSSVQVPWERAISPNKVPYYINHQAQTTCWDHPKLTELYQALADLNNIKFSAYRTAMKLRRVQKALRLDMVTLTNVVDVFREQEIQHGDHLMDVMEVIHALSGLFERLEEERGVAINVPLCVDMCLNWLLNVYDSGRNGKVRVLSFKTGLVCLCNVDVQEKYKYLFQQVSGPGGLTDQRQLSVLLHEAVQIPRQLGEVAAFGGSNVEPSVRSCFRMAPGRPAVEVSHFLEWMSLEPQSMVWMPVLQRVAVAESAKHQAKCSICKQCPIKGFRYRSLKQFNVDICQTCFLTGRTTKGKKLHYPIMEYYTPQTTSGEKMRDFAKTLKNKFRSKQYFSKHPQRGYLPVQSVLEVDGTGSPSSSPKLPHADTHSRIEHFASRLAEMENQNCSFFTDSLSPDESLDEDQYLPRHSSVAAEQEPFVGQNLLGEINCEDRDELQRTLAHLEHENKVLQGEYRRLKWQHAEAAASPQLAEGASGSAPGEQDEELLAEARVLRQHKSRLETRMQILEEHNKQLESQLQRLRDLLLQPKDDSEANGSVPSTVSSPVSGSGQQGERLSRETPETEIAEDDMEQDQRDTVVQLQQVIEQLRNVFPPDVDVSSPK; translated from the exons AACGCGGCTGGAAGCTCTCTCTGACAACAGCGGCAAGCTGCAGGTATCCCTGCAGGAGGTCACCGACTGGCTGACGCTGAAGGACGAGGAGCTGTCCCAGCAGCTGCCCATAGGGGGCGATGTAGGAGCCGTCCAGCACCAACTCGAGTTCCACCGG GCTTTTGTGGAAGATGTGAATTCCCGAGGTCCCTTCATCTACTCAGTGCTGGAATCTGCCCAGAGCTTCTTGACACAGCATCCGTTCCCTGAGGAGGAGGCGCTCGTTGACGGCAAAG ACACGTCACCGAGGCGGCGGATTCAGGATGTCAGCCGCTCGGTGTGGAAGCAGGCTAGCGTGGCCGGTGACCTGTGGGAGAAGCTGACGGCGCGCTGTATGGACCGACACCGGCACCTGGAGCAGACACTGCAGCTCCTGGCCGAGGTGCAGGGGGCCGTGGGGGAGCTGGGCACAGCGCTGGAGCAGGCGGAGGGTGTGCGTGACGCCTGGGGGCCGGTGGGGGACCTCTTCATCGACACGCTGCAGGACCACATCGACGCCACTAAG CTTTTCAAGGAGGAGTTGACCCAAGTAAAGGAGGGTATGGACCATGTCAACAATCTGACGCACCAGCTGGCCATCTCTAACGTGCACCTCTCTGTGGAGAACGCCCATTCGCTGGAGTTCCTCAACAGCAGATGGAAGCTGCTGCAG TGCTCCATTGAGGAGAGACTAAAGCAGCTACACGATGCCCACAGAGAGTTTGGACCCGGATCCCAGCACTTCCTGTCCA GTTCCGTTCAGGTTCCCTGGGAGCGCGCCATATCTCCAAACAAGGTTCCATACTACATCAA CCATCAGGCTCAGACAACCTGCTGGGACCATCCAAAGCTGACAGAGCTGTACCAGGCCCTGG CCGATCTCAACAATATCAAATTCTCTGCATACCGGACGGCCATGAAGCTGAGAAGAGTGCAAAAGGCCCTGCGAT TGGACATGGTGACCCTGACCAATGTGGTAGATGTCTTCCGGGAGCAGGAGATACAGCATGGAGATCACCTGATGGACGTGATGGAGGTGATCCACGCGCTGAGCGGCCTGTTCGAGCGGCTGGAGGAGGAGCGCGGGGTGGCCATCAATGTCCCACTGTGCGTGGACATGTGCCTGAACTGGCTGCTCAACGTGTATGACAG TGGTCGGAATGGGAAGGTGCGTGTCCTGTCCTTCAAAACGGGACTGGTCTGCCTCTGCAATGTGGACGTTCAAGAAAAGTACAAAT ACCTGTTTCAGCAGGTGTCGGGCCCCGGCGGCCTGACTGACCAGCGGCAGCTCAGTGTCCTGCTGCACGAGGCCGTGCAGATCCCTCGGCAGCTGGGTGAGGTGGCCGCGTTTGGCGGCAGCAACGTAGAGCCCAGCGTGCGCAGCTGCTTCCGAATG GCCCCAGGGAGGCCTGCCGTCGAGGTCTCACACTTCCTGGAGTGGATGAGCTTGGAGCCGCAGTCCATGGTCTGGATGCCGGTGCTGCAGCGCGTGGCCGTGGCAGAGTCAGCCAAGCACCAGGCCAAGTGCTCCATCTGCAAGCAGTGTCCCATAAAGGGCTTCAG GTATCGCAGCCTCAAGCAGTTTAATGTGGACATCTGCCAGACGTGCTTCCTGACGGGCCGCACTACCAAGGGGAAGAAGCTGCACTACCCTATCATGGAGTACTACACGCCG CAGACGACCTCTGGTGAAAAGATGCGGGACTTTGCTAAGACATTGAAGAATAAGTTCCGCTCCAAGCAATATTTCAGCAAACACCCGCAGAGAGGCTACCTGCCTGTGCAGTCTGTGCTGGAGGTGGACGGCACAGGAAG CCCAAGCTCATCTCCCAAGCTGCCGCATGCAGACACTCACTCAAGGATCGAGCACTTTGCCAGCAG ACTGGCAGAGATGGAGAACCAGAACTGCTCCTTCTTCACCGATAGCCTTTCACCCGATGAGAGCCT AGATGAAGATCAGTACCTGCCCCGTCATTCCAGTGTTGCTGCAGAGCAGGAGCCCTTTGTGGGCCAGAATCTGCTGGGCGAAATCAACTGTGAGGACAGGGATGAACTGCAGCGGACACTGGCTCATTTGGAGCATGAAAACAA GGTCTTGCAGGGCGAGTACCGGCGCCTGAAATGGCAGCATGCAGAAGCTGCAGCCTCACCCCAGCTGGCTGAGGGGGCTTCTGGCTCAGCCCCAGGCGAGCAGGATGAGGAGCTGTTGGCTGAGGCCAGAGTCCTGAGGCAGCACAAGAGTCGGCTGGAGACCCGCATGCAGATCTTGGAGGAGCACAACAAACAGCTGGAGTCACAGCTCCAGCGCTTGAGGGATCTACTGCTGCAG CCCAAAGATGATTCAGAGGCTAATGGATCTGTGCCTTCAACTGTGTCCTCGCCTGTTTCTGggagtggccagcagggggagaggCTGAGCAGAGAGACCCCAGAGACAGAAATTGCAG AGGATGACATGGAACAGGACCAGCGGGACACAGTAGTGCAACTCCAGCAGGTAATTGAACAACTAAGGAATGTCTTCCCACCAGATGTAG aTGTTTCATCACCCAAGTAA
- the LOC111833679 gene encoding dystrophin-related protein 2-like isoform X3, whose amino-acid sequence MNLCWSEIKRKSHNIRTRLEALSDNSGKLQVSLQEVTDWLTLKDEELSQQLPIGGDVGAVQHQLEFHRAFVEDVNSRGPFIYSVLESAQSFLTQHPFPEEEALVDGKDTSPRRRIQDVSRSVWKQASVAGDLWEKLTARCMDRHRHLEQTLQLLAEVQGAVGELGTALEQAEGVRDAWGPVGDLFIDTLQDHIDATKLFKEELTQVKEGMDHVNNLTHQLAISNVHLSVENAHSLEFLNSRWKLLQCSIEERLKQLHDAHREFGPGSQHFLSSSVQVPWERAISPNKVPYYINHQAQTTCWDHPKLTELYQALADLNNIKFSAYRTAMKLRRVQKALRLDMVTLTNVVDVFREQEIQHGDHLMDVMEVIHALSGLFERLEEERGVAINVPLCVDMCLNWLLNVYDSGRNGKVRVLSFKTGLVCLCNVDVQEKYKYLFQQVSGPGGLTDQRQLSVLLHEAVQIPRQLGEVAAFGGSNVEPSVRSCFRMAPGRPAVEVSHFLEWMSLEPQSMVWMPVLQRVAVAESAKHQAKCSICKQCPIKGFRYRSLKQFNVDICQTCFLTGRTTKGKKLHYPIMEYYTPQTTSGEKMRDFAKTLKNKFRSKQYFSKHPQRGYLPVQSVLEVDGTGSPSSSPKLPHADTHSRIEHFASRLAEMENQNCSFFTDSLSPDESLDEDQYLPRHSSVAAEQEPFVGQNLLGEINCEDRDELQRTLAHLEHENKVLQGEYRRLKWQHAEAAASPQLAEGASGSAPGEQDEELLAEARVLRQHKSRLETRMQILEEHNKQLESQLQRLRDLLLQPKDDSEANGSVPSTVSSPVSGSGQQGERLSRETPETEIAEDDMEQDQRDTVVQLQQMFHHPSNLGHSS is encoded by the exons AACGCGGCTGGAAGCTCTCTCTGACAACAGCGGCAAGCTGCAGGTATCCCTGCAGGAGGTCACCGACTGGCTGACGCTGAAGGACGAGGAGCTGTCCCAGCAGCTGCCCATAGGGGGCGATGTAGGAGCCGTCCAGCACCAACTCGAGTTCCACCGG GCTTTTGTGGAAGATGTGAATTCCCGAGGTCCCTTCATCTACTCAGTGCTGGAATCTGCCCAGAGCTTCTTGACACAGCATCCGTTCCCTGAGGAGGAGGCGCTCGTTGACGGCAAAG ACACGTCACCGAGGCGGCGGATTCAGGATGTCAGCCGCTCGGTGTGGAAGCAGGCTAGCGTGGCCGGTGACCTGTGGGAGAAGCTGACGGCGCGCTGTATGGACCGACACCGGCACCTGGAGCAGACACTGCAGCTCCTGGCCGAGGTGCAGGGGGCCGTGGGGGAGCTGGGCACAGCGCTGGAGCAGGCGGAGGGTGTGCGTGACGCCTGGGGGCCGGTGGGGGACCTCTTCATCGACACGCTGCAGGACCACATCGACGCCACTAAG CTTTTCAAGGAGGAGTTGACCCAAGTAAAGGAGGGTATGGACCATGTCAACAATCTGACGCACCAGCTGGCCATCTCTAACGTGCACCTCTCTGTGGAGAACGCCCATTCGCTGGAGTTCCTCAACAGCAGATGGAAGCTGCTGCAG TGCTCCATTGAGGAGAGACTAAAGCAGCTACACGATGCCCACAGAGAGTTTGGACCCGGATCCCAGCACTTCCTGTCCA GTTCCGTTCAGGTTCCCTGGGAGCGCGCCATATCTCCAAACAAGGTTCCATACTACATCAA CCATCAGGCTCAGACAACCTGCTGGGACCATCCAAAGCTGACAGAGCTGTACCAGGCCCTGG CCGATCTCAACAATATCAAATTCTCTGCATACCGGACGGCCATGAAGCTGAGAAGAGTGCAAAAGGCCCTGCGAT TGGACATGGTGACCCTGACCAATGTGGTAGATGTCTTCCGGGAGCAGGAGATACAGCATGGAGATCACCTGATGGACGTGATGGAGGTGATCCACGCGCTGAGCGGCCTGTTCGAGCGGCTGGAGGAGGAGCGCGGGGTGGCCATCAATGTCCCACTGTGCGTGGACATGTGCCTGAACTGGCTGCTCAACGTGTATGACAG TGGTCGGAATGGGAAGGTGCGTGTCCTGTCCTTCAAAACGGGACTGGTCTGCCTCTGCAATGTGGACGTTCAAGAAAAGTACAAAT ACCTGTTTCAGCAGGTGTCGGGCCCCGGCGGCCTGACTGACCAGCGGCAGCTCAGTGTCCTGCTGCACGAGGCCGTGCAGATCCCTCGGCAGCTGGGTGAGGTGGCCGCGTTTGGCGGCAGCAACGTAGAGCCCAGCGTGCGCAGCTGCTTCCGAATG GCCCCAGGGAGGCCTGCCGTCGAGGTCTCACACTTCCTGGAGTGGATGAGCTTGGAGCCGCAGTCCATGGTCTGGATGCCGGTGCTGCAGCGCGTGGCCGTGGCAGAGTCAGCCAAGCACCAGGCCAAGTGCTCCATCTGCAAGCAGTGTCCCATAAAGGGCTTCAG GTATCGCAGCCTCAAGCAGTTTAATGTGGACATCTGCCAGACGTGCTTCCTGACGGGCCGCACTACCAAGGGGAAGAAGCTGCACTACCCTATCATGGAGTACTACACGCCG CAGACGACCTCTGGTGAAAAGATGCGGGACTTTGCTAAGACATTGAAGAATAAGTTCCGCTCCAAGCAATATTTCAGCAAACACCCGCAGAGAGGCTACCTGCCTGTGCAGTCTGTGCTGGAGGTGGACGGCACAGGAAG CCCAAGCTCATCTCCCAAGCTGCCGCATGCAGACACTCACTCAAGGATCGAGCACTTTGCCAGCAG ACTGGCAGAGATGGAGAACCAGAACTGCTCCTTCTTCACCGATAGCCTTTCACCCGATGAGAGCCT AGATGAAGATCAGTACCTGCCCCGTCATTCCAGTGTTGCTGCAGAGCAGGAGCCCTTTGTGGGCCAGAATCTGCTGGGCGAAATCAACTGTGAGGACAGGGATGAACTGCAGCGGACACTGGCTCATTTGGAGCATGAAAACAA GGTCTTGCAGGGCGAGTACCGGCGCCTGAAATGGCAGCATGCAGAAGCTGCAGCCTCACCCCAGCTGGCTGAGGGGGCTTCTGGCTCAGCCCCAGGCGAGCAGGATGAGGAGCTGTTGGCTGAGGCCAGAGTCCTGAGGCAGCACAAGAGTCGGCTGGAGACCCGCATGCAGATCTTGGAGGAGCACAACAAACAGCTGGAGTCACAGCTCCAGCGCTTGAGGGATCTACTGCTGCAG CCCAAAGATGATTCAGAGGCTAATGGATCTGTGCCTTCAACTGTGTCCTCGCCTGTTTCTGggagtggccagcagggggagaggCTGAGCAGAGAGACCCCAGAGACAGAAATTGCAG AGGATGACATGGAACAGGACCAGCGGGACACAGTAGTGCAACTCCAGCAG aTGTTTCATCACCCAAGTAATCTTGGACACAGCTCATAA
- the LOC111833679 gene encoding dystrophin-related protein 2-like isoform X2, giving the protein MNLCWSEIKRKSHNIRTRLEALSDNSGKLQVSLQEVTDWLTLKDEELSQQLPIGGDVGAVQHQLEFHRAFVEDVNSRGPFIYSVLESAQSFLTQHPFPEEEALVDGKDTSPRRRIQDVSRSVWKQASVAGDLWEKLTARCMDRHRHLEQTLQLLAEVQGAVGELGTALEQAEGVRDAWGPVGDLFIDTLQDHIDATKLFKEELTQVKEGMDHVNNLTHQLAISNVHLSVENAHSLEFLNSRWKLLQCSIEERLKQLHDAHREFGPGSQHFLSSSVQVPWERAISPNKVPYYINHQAQTTCWDHPKLTELYQALADLNNIKFSAYRTAMKLRRVQKALRLDMVTLTNVVDVFREQEIQHGDHLMDVMEVIHALSGLFERLEEERGVAINVPLCVDMCLNWLLNVYDSGRNGKVRVLSFKTGLVCLCNVDVQEKYKYLFQQVSGPGGLTDQRQLSVLLHEAVQIPRQLGEVAAFGGSNVEPSVRSCFRMAPGRPAVEVSHFLEWMSLEPQSMVWMPVLQRVAVAESAKHQAKCSICKQCPIKGFRYRSLKQFNVDICQTCFLTGRTTKGKKLHYPIMEYYTPTTSGEKMRDFAKTLKNKFRSKQYFSKHPQRGYLPVQSVLEVDGTGSPSSSPKLPHADTHSRIEHFASRLAEMENQNCSFFTDSLSPDESLDEDQYLPRHSSVAAEQEPFVGQNLLGEINCEDRDELQRTLAHLEHENKVLQGEYRRLKWQHAEAAASPQLAEGASGSAPGEQDEELLAEARVLRQHKSRLETRMQILEEHNKQLESQLQRLRDLLLQPKDDSEANGSVPSTVSSPVSGSGQQGERLSRETPETEIAEDDMEQDQRDTVVQLQQVIEQLRNVFPPDVDVSSPK; this is encoded by the exons AACGCGGCTGGAAGCTCTCTCTGACAACAGCGGCAAGCTGCAGGTATCCCTGCAGGAGGTCACCGACTGGCTGACGCTGAAGGACGAGGAGCTGTCCCAGCAGCTGCCCATAGGGGGCGATGTAGGAGCCGTCCAGCACCAACTCGAGTTCCACCGG GCTTTTGTGGAAGATGTGAATTCCCGAGGTCCCTTCATCTACTCAGTGCTGGAATCTGCCCAGAGCTTCTTGACACAGCATCCGTTCCCTGAGGAGGAGGCGCTCGTTGACGGCAAAG ACACGTCACCGAGGCGGCGGATTCAGGATGTCAGCCGCTCGGTGTGGAAGCAGGCTAGCGTGGCCGGTGACCTGTGGGAGAAGCTGACGGCGCGCTGTATGGACCGACACCGGCACCTGGAGCAGACACTGCAGCTCCTGGCCGAGGTGCAGGGGGCCGTGGGGGAGCTGGGCACAGCGCTGGAGCAGGCGGAGGGTGTGCGTGACGCCTGGGGGCCGGTGGGGGACCTCTTCATCGACACGCTGCAGGACCACATCGACGCCACTAAG CTTTTCAAGGAGGAGTTGACCCAAGTAAAGGAGGGTATGGACCATGTCAACAATCTGACGCACCAGCTGGCCATCTCTAACGTGCACCTCTCTGTGGAGAACGCCCATTCGCTGGAGTTCCTCAACAGCAGATGGAAGCTGCTGCAG TGCTCCATTGAGGAGAGACTAAAGCAGCTACACGATGCCCACAGAGAGTTTGGACCCGGATCCCAGCACTTCCTGTCCA GTTCCGTTCAGGTTCCCTGGGAGCGCGCCATATCTCCAAACAAGGTTCCATACTACATCAA CCATCAGGCTCAGACAACCTGCTGGGACCATCCAAAGCTGACAGAGCTGTACCAGGCCCTGG CCGATCTCAACAATATCAAATTCTCTGCATACCGGACGGCCATGAAGCTGAGAAGAGTGCAAAAGGCCCTGCGAT TGGACATGGTGACCCTGACCAATGTGGTAGATGTCTTCCGGGAGCAGGAGATACAGCATGGAGATCACCTGATGGACGTGATGGAGGTGATCCACGCGCTGAGCGGCCTGTTCGAGCGGCTGGAGGAGGAGCGCGGGGTGGCCATCAATGTCCCACTGTGCGTGGACATGTGCCTGAACTGGCTGCTCAACGTGTATGACAG TGGTCGGAATGGGAAGGTGCGTGTCCTGTCCTTCAAAACGGGACTGGTCTGCCTCTGCAATGTGGACGTTCAAGAAAAGTACAAAT ACCTGTTTCAGCAGGTGTCGGGCCCCGGCGGCCTGACTGACCAGCGGCAGCTCAGTGTCCTGCTGCACGAGGCCGTGCAGATCCCTCGGCAGCTGGGTGAGGTGGCCGCGTTTGGCGGCAGCAACGTAGAGCCCAGCGTGCGCAGCTGCTTCCGAATG GCCCCAGGGAGGCCTGCCGTCGAGGTCTCACACTTCCTGGAGTGGATGAGCTTGGAGCCGCAGTCCATGGTCTGGATGCCGGTGCTGCAGCGCGTGGCCGTGGCAGAGTCAGCCAAGCACCAGGCCAAGTGCTCCATCTGCAAGCAGTGTCCCATAAAGGGCTTCAG GTATCGCAGCCTCAAGCAGTTTAATGTGGACATCTGCCAGACGTGCTTCCTGACGGGCCGCACTACCAAGGGGAAGAAGCTGCACTACCCTATCATGGAGTACTACACGCCG ACGACCTCTGGTGAAAAGATGCGGGACTTTGCTAAGACATTGAAGAATAAGTTCCGCTCCAAGCAATATTTCAGCAAACACCCGCAGAGAGGCTACCTGCCTGTGCAGTCTGTGCTGGAGGTGGACGGCACAGGAAG CCCAAGCTCATCTCCCAAGCTGCCGCATGCAGACACTCACTCAAGGATCGAGCACTTTGCCAGCAG ACTGGCAGAGATGGAGAACCAGAACTGCTCCTTCTTCACCGATAGCCTTTCACCCGATGAGAGCCT AGATGAAGATCAGTACCTGCCCCGTCATTCCAGTGTTGCTGCAGAGCAGGAGCCCTTTGTGGGCCAGAATCTGCTGGGCGAAATCAACTGTGAGGACAGGGATGAACTGCAGCGGACACTGGCTCATTTGGAGCATGAAAACAA GGTCTTGCAGGGCGAGTACCGGCGCCTGAAATGGCAGCATGCAGAAGCTGCAGCCTCACCCCAGCTGGCTGAGGGGGCTTCTGGCTCAGCCCCAGGCGAGCAGGATGAGGAGCTGTTGGCTGAGGCCAGAGTCCTGAGGCAGCACAAGAGTCGGCTGGAGACCCGCATGCAGATCTTGGAGGAGCACAACAAACAGCTGGAGTCACAGCTCCAGCGCTTGAGGGATCTACTGCTGCAG CCCAAAGATGATTCAGAGGCTAATGGATCTGTGCCTTCAACTGTGTCCTCGCCTGTTTCTGggagtggccagcagggggagaggCTGAGCAGAGAGACCCCAGAGACAGAAATTGCAG AGGATGACATGGAACAGGACCAGCGGGACACAGTAGTGCAACTCCAGCAGGTAATTGAACAACTAAGGAATGTCTTCCCACCAGATGTAG aTGTTTCATCACCCAAGTAA
- the LOC111833679 gene encoding dystrophin-related protein 2-like isoform X4, with protein sequence MNLCWSEIKRKSHNIRTRLEALSDNSGKLQVSLQEVTDWLTLKDEELSQQLPIGGDVGAVQHQLEFHRAFVEDVNSRGPFIYSVLESAQSFLTQHPFPEEEALVDGKDTSPRRRIQDVSRSVWKQASVAGDLWEKLTARCMDRHRHLEQTLQLLAEVQGAVGELGTALEQAEGVRDAWGPVGDLFIDTLQDHIDATKLFKEELTQVKEGMDHVNNLTHQLAISNVHLSVENAHSLEFLNSRWKLLQCSIEERLKQLHDAHREFGPGSQHFLSSSVQVPWERAISPNKVPYYINHQAQTTCWDHPKLTELYQALADLNNIKFSAYRTAMKLRRVQKALRLDMVTLTNVVDVFREQEIQHGDHLMDVMEVIHALSGLFERLEEERGVAINVPLCVDMCLNWLLNVYDSGRNGKVRVLSFKTGLVCLCNVDVQEKYKYLFQQVSGPGGLTDQRQLSVLLHEAVQIPRQLGEVAAFGGSNVEPSVRSCFRMAPGRPAVEVSHFLEWMSLEPQSMVWMPVLQRVAVAESAKHQAKCSICKQCPIKGFRYRSLKQFNVDICQTCFLTGRTTKGKKLHYPIMEYYTPQTTSGEKMRDFAKTLKNKFRSKQYFSKHPQRGYLPVQSVLEVDGTGSPSSSPKLPHADTHSRIEHFASRLAEMENQNCSFFTDSLSPDESLVAAEQEPFVGQNLLGEINCEDRDELQRTLAHLEHENKVLQGEYRRLKWQHAEAAASPQLAEGASGSAPGEQDEELLAEARVLRQHKSRLETRMQILEEHNKQLESQLQRLRDLLLQPKDDSEANGSVPSTVSSPVSGSGQQGERLSRETPETEIAEDDMEQDQRDTVVQLQQVIEQLRNVFPPDVDVSSPK encoded by the exons AACGCGGCTGGAAGCTCTCTCTGACAACAGCGGCAAGCTGCAGGTATCCCTGCAGGAGGTCACCGACTGGCTGACGCTGAAGGACGAGGAGCTGTCCCAGCAGCTGCCCATAGGGGGCGATGTAGGAGCCGTCCAGCACCAACTCGAGTTCCACCGG GCTTTTGTGGAAGATGTGAATTCCCGAGGTCCCTTCATCTACTCAGTGCTGGAATCTGCCCAGAGCTTCTTGACACAGCATCCGTTCCCTGAGGAGGAGGCGCTCGTTGACGGCAAAG ACACGTCACCGAGGCGGCGGATTCAGGATGTCAGCCGCTCGGTGTGGAAGCAGGCTAGCGTGGCCGGTGACCTGTGGGAGAAGCTGACGGCGCGCTGTATGGACCGACACCGGCACCTGGAGCAGACACTGCAGCTCCTGGCCGAGGTGCAGGGGGCCGTGGGGGAGCTGGGCACAGCGCTGGAGCAGGCGGAGGGTGTGCGTGACGCCTGGGGGCCGGTGGGGGACCTCTTCATCGACACGCTGCAGGACCACATCGACGCCACTAAG CTTTTCAAGGAGGAGTTGACCCAAGTAAAGGAGGGTATGGACCATGTCAACAATCTGACGCACCAGCTGGCCATCTCTAACGTGCACCTCTCTGTGGAGAACGCCCATTCGCTGGAGTTCCTCAACAGCAGATGGAAGCTGCTGCAG TGCTCCATTGAGGAGAGACTAAAGCAGCTACACGATGCCCACAGAGAGTTTGGACCCGGATCCCAGCACTTCCTGTCCA GTTCCGTTCAGGTTCCCTGGGAGCGCGCCATATCTCCAAACAAGGTTCCATACTACATCAA CCATCAGGCTCAGACAACCTGCTGGGACCATCCAAAGCTGACAGAGCTGTACCAGGCCCTGG CCGATCTCAACAATATCAAATTCTCTGCATACCGGACGGCCATGAAGCTGAGAAGAGTGCAAAAGGCCCTGCGAT TGGACATGGTGACCCTGACCAATGTGGTAGATGTCTTCCGGGAGCAGGAGATACAGCATGGAGATCACCTGATGGACGTGATGGAGGTGATCCACGCGCTGAGCGGCCTGTTCGAGCGGCTGGAGGAGGAGCGCGGGGTGGCCATCAATGTCCCACTGTGCGTGGACATGTGCCTGAACTGGCTGCTCAACGTGTATGACAG TGGTCGGAATGGGAAGGTGCGTGTCCTGTCCTTCAAAACGGGACTGGTCTGCCTCTGCAATGTGGACGTTCAAGAAAAGTACAAAT ACCTGTTTCAGCAGGTGTCGGGCCCCGGCGGCCTGACTGACCAGCGGCAGCTCAGTGTCCTGCTGCACGAGGCCGTGCAGATCCCTCGGCAGCTGGGTGAGGTGGCCGCGTTTGGCGGCAGCAACGTAGAGCCCAGCGTGCGCAGCTGCTTCCGAATG GCCCCAGGGAGGCCTGCCGTCGAGGTCTCACACTTCCTGGAGTGGATGAGCTTGGAGCCGCAGTCCATGGTCTGGATGCCGGTGCTGCAGCGCGTGGCCGTGGCAGAGTCAGCCAAGCACCAGGCCAAGTGCTCCATCTGCAAGCAGTGTCCCATAAAGGGCTTCAG GTATCGCAGCCTCAAGCAGTTTAATGTGGACATCTGCCAGACGTGCTTCCTGACGGGCCGCACTACCAAGGGGAAGAAGCTGCACTACCCTATCATGGAGTACTACACGCCG CAGACGACCTCTGGTGAAAAGATGCGGGACTTTGCTAAGACATTGAAGAATAAGTTCCGCTCCAAGCAATATTTCAGCAAACACCCGCAGAGAGGCTACCTGCCTGTGCAGTCTGTGCTGGAGGTGGACGGCACAGGAAG CCCAAGCTCATCTCCCAAGCTGCCGCATGCAGACACTCACTCAAGGATCGAGCACTTTGCCAGCAG ACTGGCAGAGATGGAGAACCAGAACTGCTCCTTCTTCACCGATAGCCTTTCACCCGATGAGAGCCT TGTTGCTGCAGAGCAGGAGCCCTTTGTGGGCCAGAATCTGCTGGGCGAAATCAACTGTGAGGACAGGGATGAACTGCAGCGGACACTGGCTCATTTGGAGCATGAAAACAA GGTCTTGCAGGGCGAGTACCGGCGCCTGAAATGGCAGCATGCAGAAGCTGCAGCCTCACCCCAGCTGGCTGAGGGGGCTTCTGGCTCAGCCCCAGGCGAGCAGGATGAGGAGCTGTTGGCTGAGGCCAGAGTCCTGAGGCAGCACAAGAGTCGGCTGGAGACCCGCATGCAGATCTTGGAGGAGCACAACAAACAGCTGGAGTCACAGCTCCAGCGCTTGAGGGATCTACTGCTGCAG CCCAAAGATGATTCAGAGGCTAATGGATCTGTGCCTTCAACTGTGTCCTCGCCTGTTTCTGggagtggccagcagggggagaggCTGAGCAGAGAGACCCCAGAGACAGAAATTGCAG AGGATGACATGGAACAGGACCAGCGGGACACAGTAGTGCAACTCCAGCAGGTAATTGAACAACTAAGGAATGTCTTCCCACCAGATGTAG aTGTTTCATCACCCAAGTAA